In Lentimicrobiaceae bacterium, a single genomic region encodes these proteins:
- a CDS encoding ectonucleotide pyrophosphatase/phosphodiesterase codes for MKRNIIFLFIFSLLISIGVFAQKSSKPDVPYLVVLSLDGFRWDYPSKTSTPNLDYIARQGVKAYSLRPSFPSVTFPNHYTMATGLYPDHHGIVNNGFFDPKTGKTYSMTDNSREDTYFYGGEPIWVTAEKQGIKTASYFWVGSEVAIENIRPYYWKRYEQDFPFRQRIDTVIAWLNLPEEKRPHLIMWYIHEPDKSGHYFGPDNRKTLSMVNQLDSLVGIFINQVKNLPIASKVNIIITSDHGMCPTSNDRVIVLSDFVNKDWFDHIQGYNPVLNLDVKDSLIDSAYNRIKKIPHLSVWKHGKLPKKLHYGSNQRTLDLIVLADSSWSVNWQNSKTYRGGTHGYDINNTDVHGIFYAMGPDFKQGFVQPTFDNVDLYSIFSRVLSVKPVKTDGSLKKVKGMFKEVKR; via the coding sequence ATGAAACGAAATATAATTTTTTTATTTATTTTTTCCCTGCTGATATCCATCGGCGTTTTTGCACAAAAAAGCAGTAAACCCGACGTTCCATATCTTGTTGTGTTATCGTTGGACGGATTCCGCTGGGATTATCCTTCAAAAACTTCCACGCCCAACCTCGATTATATTGCCCGCCAGGGAGTAAAAGCTTATTCACTTCGCCCTTCATTTCCTTCGGTAACTTTTCCAAACCATTATACAATGGCAACCGGCTTGTATCCCGACCATCACGGCATTGTAAACAATGGTTTTTTTGACCCAAAAACAGGGAAAACATATTCAATGACTGATAATTCAAGAGAAGATACCTATTTTTACGGTGGCGAACCTATTTGGGTAACGGCTGAAAAGCAAGGTATAAAAACAGCCAGCTACTTTTGGGTTGGTTCGGAAGTTGCTATCGAAAATATCCGCCCTTACTATTGGAAACGCTATGAACAGGATTTCCCATTCCGCCAGCGCATTGATACAGTGATTGCCTGGCTTAACCTTCCCGAAGAAAAACGTCCTCACCTGATTATGTGGTATATACACGAACCGGACAAATCAGGACATTATTTCGGTCCCGATAACCGAAAAACTCTTTCGATGGTAAACCAACTCGATAGCCTCGTTGGAATTTTTATTAACCAGGTAAAAAACCTTCCCATTGCCAGCAAGGTGAATATCATCATCACTTCCGACCATGGAATGTGTCCTACTTCAAACGACAGGGTGATAGTTCTTTCCGATTTTGTTAATAAAGATTGGTTCGACCATATTCAAGGCTATAATCCCGTTCTGAATCTCGATGTTAAAGACAGCCTTATTGACTCGGCTTACAACAGGATTAAAAAAATACCACATCTTTCCGTTTGGAAACACGGAAAGTTACCTAAAAAACTGCATTACGGTTCAAATCAGCGTACTCTCGACCTGATAGTTTTAGCCGACAGTAGTTGGAGTGTAAACTGGCAGAATTCCAAAACCTACAGGGGCGGAACCCATGGTTATGATATTAACAACACCGATGTTCATGGAATTTTCTATGCAATGGGTCCTGATTTTAAACAAGGTTTTGTTCAGCCCACTTTCGATAATGTTGATTTGTACTCCATTTTTTCGCGTGTTTTAAGTGTTAAACCTGTAAAAACCGATGGTTCGCTGAAAAAGGTGAAGGGAATGTTCAAAGAAGTAAAACGGTAG
- a CDS encoding TonB-dependent receptor: MKKVYRLLLLVTVMCFAVTTTFSQGVLKGSVLDAKTNESLIGATIMVIGSSTGTSSGLDGSFSLKVQKTEADIIVSYVGYISKTLTVKIKGEVNLGKIALETNALGLEGVQVISSIAIERQTPVAVSSIKADVIEKKVGNQEFPEILRTTPSVYVTRSGGGFGDSRINVRGFDQRNTAIMINGIPVNDMENGWVYWSNWAGLSDATRDLQVQRGLGASKLAISSVGGTMNIITKTTDAKKGGVFASSVGNDGYLKNALTLSTGRMKGGWAITVAGSRTTGDGYIDQTWTDAWSYFGSITKEFNKKHMLVLTAVGAPQQHGQRSTQETIKKYDSYGKKYNSDWGYLNGNEYTMRKNFYHKPQYALNHYWTISDKSFLATSVYASFGRGGGSGDIGNLAWKDAKDKTNKVYLSSFRNSKDHTLLIDSIYKYNSGGSFTYHFKNALGNDTVITFSNTADSDGKYKAGIIRRASMNEHNWYGFLSTLKHTFNDNLKLVAGVDLRYYKGLHYQKVYGLLGADYYLDINTDKNHPIVKAEADDKIGYDYDSQVYWEGAFAQLEYSKNNLSVFVAGSVSNTSFKRVDRFSYYSDANIKAIAETMTVPITIDKITYNDASDLLARYPGQESPTKSYVGYTVKGGINYNINEYNNIFFNTGYFTRPPTLGNIFVNYKNDLASDIKNEKVFSMELGYGLNWKFISANVNLYSTQWIDKAFQQSWTSPSGLVLIANITGQNALHNGIEIDINAEPVKDFKLSAMASIGDWQWKNDVTARIFDENHNPVSTVNVYANDIRVGDAAQTTFAFGADYKFRFGLGFDATYSYYTNNYAKFDPSARQNENDRGQSAKLDPYGLLDAGISYTYRMEKIGFTFRINANNLLDEVYIADATDVPVLEDGTYSHDIDNAKGWYGFGRTWNASIRIDF, translated from the coding sequence ATGAAAAAGGTTTACAGACTTTTATTGTTGGTTACAGTCATGTGCTTTGCTGTAACAACAACGTTCTCTCAGGGAGTCCTTAAAGGAAGCGTTCTCGACGCAAAGACAAATGAATCGCTTATCGGAGCAACCATCATGGTTATAGGAAGTTCTACGGGTACTTCCTCAGGGCTCGATGGCAGTTTTTCACTAAAAGTGCAAAAAACTGAGGCTGATATCATCGTTTCCTATGTAGGTTACATCTCCAAAACACTTACAGTTAAGATCAAGGGTGAAGTGAATCTTGGCAAAATTGCCCTCGAAACCAATGCTTTGGGACTGGAAGGTGTGCAGGTAATTTCTTCCATAGCCATCGAAAGGCAGACTCCTGTTGCTGTTTCCTCCATCAAAGCAGATGTTATCGAGAAAAAAGTAGGTAACCAGGAATTTCCGGAAATTTTAAGAACAACACCTTCGGTTTATGTTACTCGTTCCGGTGGTGGTTTTGGCGATTCACGTATCAATGTTCGTGGCTTCGACCAACGAAATACTGCTATAATGATTAATGGTATTCCGGTAAACGACATGGAAAATGGTTGGGTTTACTGGTCGAACTGGGCAGGACTAAGCGATGCAACCCGTGATTTACAGGTTCAACGTGGATTGGGAGCTTCAAAACTTGCCATAAGTTCTGTTGGTGGTACCATGAACATCATTACAAAGACTACCGATGCTAAAAAAGGAGGCGTTTTTGCCAGTTCAGTTGGAAACGACGGCTACCTTAAAAATGCTTTAACACTTTCTACAGGTCGCATGAAAGGTGGTTGGGCAATAACCGTTGCCGGTTCACGTACTACAGGCGACGGATATATTGACCAAACCTGGACTGATGCCTGGTCATATTTCGGCTCTATCACTAAGGAATTCAACAAAAAACACATGCTGGTACTTACAGCCGTTGGCGCTCCTCAGCAGCACGGACAACGTAGCACTCAGGAAACGATAAAAAAATACGACAGCTATGGGAAAAAATACAATTCCGACTGGGGCTACCTGAATGGTAACGAATACACCATGCGTAAAAATTTCTACCACAAACCACAGTACGCACTGAACCACTACTGGACAATATCTGATAAGTCGTTTTTGGCAACTTCGGTTTATGCTTCCTTTGGTCGTGGAGGCGGCTCGGGCGATATCGGAAACCTCGCATGGAAAGATGCAAAAGACAAAACCAACAAAGTTTATTTGTCGTCGTTCCGAAACTCAAAAGATCATACACTTTTGATTGATAGCATTTATAAATACAATTCAGGAGGTTCGTTTACCTATCATTTCAAAAATGCTTTAGGAAACGATACGGTGATTACTTTCAGCAATACTGCCGATAGCGATGGCAAGTACAAAGCCGGAATCATCCGTCGCGCTTCCATGAACGAACACAACTGGTACGGATTTCTTTCCACCTTAAAACATACTTTTAACGATAACCTGAAACTTGTAGCCGGAGTTGATCTTCGTTATTATAAAGGGCTGCATTATCAGAAAGTTTATGGCTTACTTGGTGCTGATTATTATCTTGATATTAATACCGATAAAAATCATCCAATCGTTAAAGCAGAAGCCGATGATAAAATTGGTTACGATTACGACAGCCAGGTTTATTGGGAAGGTGCTTTTGCTCAACTTGAGTATTCAAAAAACAACCTTTCGGTTTTTGTAGCAGGAAGTGTAAGCAACACAAGTTTTAAAAGAGTGGATCGTTTCAGCTATTACAGCGATGCCAATATCAAGGCAATAGCCGAGACCATGACTGTTCCAATCACTATTGATAAAATAACTTACAATGATGCAAGTGATTTGCTGGCAAGATATCCCGGACAAGAATCTCCTACCAAAAGCTATGTTGGATATACCGTAAAAGGTGGTATCAATTATAATATTAACGAATACAACAACATATTCTTTAATACCGGTTATTTTACACGTCCCCCTACTCTGGGCAATATTTTTGTTAATTACAAAAATGACCTTGCTTCCGACATTAAAAATGAAAAAGTATTCAGCATGGAACTTGGTTATGGATTGAACTGGAAATTTATTTCTGCCAATGTAAACCTTTATTCTACCCAGTGGATAGATAAAGCTTTCCAGCAAAGTTGGACTTCTCCTTCAGGATTGGTATTAATTGCCAACATAACCGGACAAAATGCTTTACATAATGGTATTGAAATAGATATTAATGCCGAACCCGTAAAAGATTTCAAACTTTCAGCAATGGCTTCAATTGGCGACTGGCAATGGAAAAATGATGTAACTGCACGTATTTTTGATGAAAATCACAATCCCGTTAGTACTGTTAATGTTTACGCCAACGACATCCGCGTAGGCGATGCAGCCCAAACCACATTTGCTTTCGGTGCAGACTACAAATTCCGTTTTGGTTTAGGATTTGATGCTACCTATTCCTATTATACTAATAACTATGCAAAATTTGATCCTTCAGCCCGTCAAAATGAAAACGACAGGGGACAATCAGCCAAGCTTGATCCTTATGGGCTGCTTGATGCAGGTATTTCTTACACTTATCGTATGGAAAAAATAGGATTCACTTTCCGTATCAATGCCAATAATTTGCTCGATGAAGTTTATATTGCCGATGCTACGGATGTACCCGTTTTGGAAGATGGCACTTATTCACACGACATTGACAATGCCAAAGGATGGTATGGTTTCGGAAGAACCTGGAATGCCAGCATAAGAATTGATTTCTAA